The stretch of DNA CTGCGCTCGCTCGGCGAGGTCGTGGACGGGGTCCGTGCGACCCGGCACGACGAGCCGGCCGTGGCCGAGATCAAGGGCTCGGCCCGGATGGCCGAGGTGCTGCGGCGTACCGCACGCCAGCAGGTGCCCGGCTCGCCGGGAGAGTTCCGGATCTTCTACCGCGACGACGTGCTCGCGCTGGACCGCGGTCGGCTCGGACAGCTCCGTCGCCAGCTGATGGGCGGAGGTCGCCGCAACCAGCAGATCCGGCGGGTGCCCCAAGCCCTGCTCGACGTGCTCTGGCGTCAGGTCCGCGGCGAGCGGGGCCGGGAGCGCGGCAAGGAGGCGTTCGAGGACGAGCTGCTCGACAACGCCACCTTCCTGGACTTCGTGCACGCCTGGTGGCCGCCGCTGGAGGCGCGCACGGTCCTGGGGTGGCTGCGTGATCCCGAGATGCTCGCTCGGGTCTCCGATCAGATCCTGAGCAGCGACGAGCAGGCGCTGCTCATCAAGTCGTGGGCCTCGGCGGCCCCGACGGCGACCGGTGCCGACGACCTCGCCATCGACGACATCCCGTTGCTCGACGAGCTGCGCTACGCGATCGGCGACGTGCCGGAGACGGCCGCCGACGAGCGCGACGAGGAGCTGGGCATCAACGTCCAGGAGCTGATGACCGCCGCCGACCGCGAGTTCGCCAGCGGGCCGGGCTGGCGCGCCCCGACGTACCGGATCGACGACGACCCCTACGCGCACGTGCTCGTCGACGAGGCCCAGGACCTCACCCCGATGCAGTGGCGGATGGTGGGCCGGCGCGGCCGCACCGCCTCGTGGACGATCGTCGGCGACCCGGCGCAGTCCTCGTGGCCGATCCCCGCCGAGGCGGCCGCGGCGCGCGCCGCGGCGCTCGAGGGCAAGCCGGTGCACGAGTTCCACCTCTCGACGAACTATCGCAACAGCGCCGAGATCTACCAGTACGCCGCGGCCTACGCGGCTCGCGTCGGCCTCGACGCCGACCTGCCGACGGCTGTCCGCTCGACGGGCGAGTCGCCGGTGGAGCTCGTCGGCGTACCCGATCTCGAGGCGGCCGTCCGGGCGGAGGTCGTCCGGCTCGCCGGGGCCGTGTCGGGCACCGTCGGCATCGTGGTGCCGGTCGCGCGGCGCGGCGAGGTCAATGGCTGGCTCGCGTCCTGGCCCGAGGTGGCCGACCAGGCTCCGGGAGCTGTGGCAGCGGCCCGCAACGCCGATTCCGTGCCCAGCGGCGAGGACCGGATCGTGGTCCTCACCGGGCTGGACACCAAGGGCCTGGAGTTCGACGCGATCGTGGTGGTGCGCCCGCAGGAGATCGAGGACGAGTCCCCGACCGGCCGGGCGACGCTCTACGTCGTGCTGACCCGAGCCACGCAACTGCTCACCACGATCGCCTGATCCTCGACCGCGAGGAGGGCCTCGCGTCGAGGACCCGGATCTGCCGGCGAGGCACGAGGCGTGGAATGCGGTCGCAGCACGCGGATCGGGATCGTTAGCCTTGCCCCATGACGACCCACACCGATGCCCGGACCGCGATCGAGGCGATCACGGGGCATGAGGCGTGGGCCATCATCCGGCGCTCCACCCGGGCGGGCGACCGCGACACCGTCGGCATCATCGGTGGCCGCCGCTGGGAGGCCGACTCGATCCTCGACGTGCCCCTCGAGACCGGTACGCCGGGCGAGGGTCACGTGGCGGACCGGCTCGTCGCCGTCCCGTTCCGCCAGGTGGCCGAGCGTGGCTTCGAGGCGCACGACGACGGCACCCCGCTGGTCGTCGTCGACATCGCCGAGGAGCACGAGTTCTCCGTGGCCGAGGTGGTCGCGGCGATCGACGAGCAGGACGTGACGTTCACCGACCGCGGCGGCTTCGAGACCTCGGACGAGGAGTACGAGAAGATCGTCCGCGGCATCATCGAGGACGAGATCGGCCAGGGCGAGGGCGCGAACCTGGTCATCGGTCGGCACTACCGGGCCGACGTGGCCGACTGGGACACCGCCAAGGCGCTCGCCGTCTTCCGCCGTCTGCTCGAGCGCGAGCGGGGCGCGTACTGGACCTACGTCTTCTTCACCGGCGACCGCTACCTGATCGGCGCCTCGCCGGAGCGGCACGTCTCGGTGCGGGGCGGCGACGTACGGATGAACCCCATCTCCGGGACGTTCCGGCTGCCGGCGGGGTCGAGCGGCGACGGCGCTGCCGAGCTCAAGCCGCAGCTGCTGGAGTTCCTGCGCGACGAGAAGGAGATCTACGAGCTCTTCATGGTCGTGGACGAGGAGCTCAAGATGATGTGCGACATCTGCACCGAGGGCGGCCAGGTGCTCGGCCCGTTCCTCAAGCCGATGTCGCGGCTGATCCACACCGAGTACCTGCTCGCCGGTCGCTCCACCCGCGACCCGCGCGAGATCCTGCGCGACACGATGTACGCCGCCACCGTCACCGGCTCGCCGGTGGAGAACGCCTGCCGGTTGATCAAGGCCTACGAGCCCGAGGGCCGCGGCTACTACGGTGCGGCGCTGGCGATCCTGGGCCGCGACGAGGCCGGCGAGCCGGTGGTCGACAGCCCGATCGTGATCCGCACCGCCGACGTCTCGCTCGACGGCCGGCTCAAGGTGAGCGCCGGGGCGACGCTGGTGCGCGACAGCGACCCGGCCTACGAGGTCGCCGAGACGCATGCCAAGGCCGGCGGGATCCTCGGCGCCTTCGGCCTGGTCGCGCCGGCCCCCGCCTCGACCGTGAACGTGGCCGAGCTGGTGGTGGACGAGGACGTGCTGATCGAGCTCAACGCCCGCAACCGGCGGCTCTCCTCGTTCTGGCTCGCCGACCAGCGCGGATCCGCGCCGGACCCGCGGCTGCGGGGCAGGCACGCGGTCATCCTCGACGGCGAGGACGACTTCGTGAACATGCTGCGCCATATCCTCGGCGTCCTCGGCATGACCTCCAGCGTGGTGCGGCACGAGGCCTACCGTCCCGGCGTCTTCGACGGTGCCGACCTGGTGATCGTCGGGCCCGGCCCGGGCGACCCGCGCGATGACGCGGACCCGAAGATGGCGCAGCTGCGCGCTGCTGTCGACGAGCTGCTGGCCTCCCAGCGGCCGTTCCTCGCGGTGTGTCTCGGCCACCAGGCGCTGTGCCACCAGCTCGGCTTCGGCCTGAGCTACAAGGACATCGTCTTCCAGGGCACCCAGTCGCCGATCTCGCTGAGCGGCCACACCGAGCGGGTGGGGTTCTACAACACCTTCGTCGGCCGGGTCGGTGCCGCCGAGCTGCCGGCGGGCATCAGCGTCGACGCCGATCCCGAGTCGGGCGACATCCACGCGCTGCGTGGACCGCACTACCGCGGCATCCAGTTCCATGCCGAGTCCATCCTGACCGAGCGCGGGTACGACATCCTGCACGACCTGGTCAGTGGTCTTCTCCTCGACTGAGCGGGTGGTGGTGATCGACCACCACGACTCCTACACGTGGAACCTGGCCCACCTGGTCGCCGCTGTCACCGGGGCACTGCCGGACGTCGTCGCGCACGACGCGGTGGTACCGGCCGACCTCGACGGCTTCTCGCACGTGGTGCTCTCGCCGGGCCCCGGACACCCGGACGAGTACGACTGGTCAGTGCTCGACCTGGGGCTTCCGGTGCTCGGCGTGTGCCTGGGGATGCAGGGATTGGTGACCCACCTGGGCGGCACCGTCGAGCGTGCCAGGCCGGCGCACGGCGAGGTCGCGCGGATCGGCCACGACGGTCGCGGCGTGTTCAGCGGGCTGCCGCAGGGCCTGCGTGCGGTCCGCTACCACTCGCTGGTGGCCGGCGAGGTCACCGGCAGCCTGGAGGTGAGCGCCCGCGCCGAGGACGGCACGGTGATGGGGGTGCGGCATCGTCGCCTGCCGCTGGAGGGCGTGCAGTTCCACCCCGAGTCGATCCTCTCCGAGTACGGCGAGGCCATCGTCGCCACCTTCCTCACCGGTGTGCGATGAGCGCTGTCGACCGCTGGGTCGAGGTGGCCGGCCGGCGCTTCGAGGCCGACCTGTCGCTGACCTACTCCGCCGCCACCGCGGAGGTGAGGCTGCACCGCACCGCCGATGCCGGCGGCGGTGTGGTCACCGAGGTGGTCGGCGACGACGTGTGGGTGGTCCTGCGCGGGTTGCTCGACCAGGGACTGACCGCCGCGGGGTATCTCGGCTACGCGTGCCGACGCGACCTGCCGGCGCGGCCCTCGACGGGCGTTCCTGATGCGGTGCTGGTGCTGTGCGAACGGTCGGCGGTTTTGACCCCCAGGGGTCAGAACCGCACGTTGTCGGGCAAAGCTTCGCCCCCCAGCCTTCGGTTTGGACCCCCAGGGGTCACCGCCGCCGACCGGGCCCCCGCCCCCTACCGCGCGGCCTTCGCCGAGGTGCAGCAGGCGCTCCATGCCGGCGACACCTACGAGACCAACCTGACCTACCGCATCACCGGCACCACCAGCCGCACCCCGGAGCAGATCCGGGCGGCCCTGGAGCCCACGCCGTACGCCGGCATGCTCGTGCACGACCTGCCCGACGTCGACGCGGCGAGCGCCTGGCTGATCAGCGCGAGCCCGGAGTGCTATGCGCGGATCGCCGACGGCGTGGTCGAGACCAGGCCGATCAAGGGCACCACGGCGCGGGGGGCGACGGCGTCCGAGGACGCGGCCAATGCCGAGCGCCTGCGCACCGATCGGCGCTTCCGGGCGGAGAACCTCATGATCACCGACCTGCTGCGCAACGACCTCGCCCAGGTCTGCGTACCCGGGACGGTCGAGGTGCCGGAGCTGATGGCGGTGGAGTCCTATGCGAGCGTGCACCAGCTCGTCACGACCGTGCGCGGCCGGCTGCGGACGGGTCTCGACGCGCTGGACGCGGTGCACGCGCTGTTCCCGGCGGGCTCGATGACCGGCGCGCCGAAGCTGCGCACGATGGAGCTGATCGACCGGCTGGAGGACACCCCGCGGGGAGCGTACGCCGGAGCCTTCGGCTGGCTGACCCGCGACGCCGCCGACCTGGGCGTGGTGATCCGGAGCCTGAGCAGCCCCGACGGCCGGACCTGGACGCTGGGTACCGGCGGCGGCGTGACGGTGCACAGCGACGTGGAGGAGGAGTACGCCGAGACGGGCTGGAAGGCGGCGCGGCTCCTCAACGCCTTGGGCCTGTGAGAATCTTGTCGTCATGGGGATCCACCTGCGCAACGTCGTGCTCGACACGACCGACGTGCCACGACTCGCGGAGTTCTACCGCGAGCTGCTGGGGTGGAGCTATCCGGACGGGTTCGACGTGGGCCAGGACGACTACCTGGACTGGCGCTCGATCGTCGGTCCGGAGGGCCAGCGGCTCTCCTTCCAGCTGGCCGGGTCGGTGACGCCGACGACCTGGCCGGACCCCACCGTTCCCCAGCAGCTGCACCTCGACTTCCTGGTGGACAGCCCGGCGGAGCTGGAGTCGCAGCACCAGCGCGCGCTGACGCTCGGCGCACAGGTGCGGCTCGACCGCAGCGATGACCAGGAGGAGCCGCTGCGGGTCTACGCCGACCCGAGTGGGCACACCTTCTGTCTGTTCACCTGGCTCGACCAGGACCGGTGAGGTTCACCTAATGATTTCCAACGCGAGAAGTAGGCAGGCATCAGCGATGGTTACCGTGGAAGACATGGAACAGCCGCACGTCATCGTGCTCTTCGGAGCGACAGGAGACCTCGCCAAGCGCAAGCTGCTGCCGGGACTGCTGCGGCTGTTCGAGGCAGGGCTGTTGCGCGACGCCATGATCGTCGGCACGTCGCTGGAGGAGATCGACACCGAGCAGTGGGCCAAGCTCGCTCGGCAGGCGTGCGAGGAGTTCGGCAAGGGCGAGGTCACCGACGAGCGCTGGGCGCCGTTCGAGAAGATGCTGGCCTACGTGCCCACCGGCGAGGGTGCGCACGCGCTGGCCGCTCAGGTCCGCGAGGCCGAGCGCCAGCTCCAGCCGCTGGGCCGCACCATCGGCCGCCTGCACTACCTCAGCGTCCCGCCCAAGGCGGCGCTCGACGTGATCCGGCAGCTGGAGGAGGCCGGCCTGGTCGAGCGTGCCCGGATCATCATGGAGAAGCCGTTCGGCACCGATCTCGCCTCGGCGAAGGTGCTCAACGCCAAGATCCACGAGGTTTTCGCCGAGGAGCAGATCTTCCGCATCGACCACTTCCTCGGCAAGGAGGCGGCGCAGAACATCCTCGCGTTCCGCTTCGCCAACGGTCTGTTCGAGCCCATCTGGAACCGCAACTTCATCGACCACGTGCAGATCGACGTACCGGAGACGCTGGGCCTGGAGGGCCGTACGGCGTTCTACGAGGGCACCGGCGCCTACCGCGACATGGTGGTGACCCACCTGATGCAGATCCTGGCGTTCATGGCGATGGAGCCGCCGACCTCGCTGGCGCCCGGACCGATCAGCGACGAGAAGAACAAGGTGTTCCGCTCGATCCGGCCGCTGGACCCCAAGAACGTCGTGCGCGGGCAGTACACCGGCTACCGCGGCAAGAACGAGGTCGCCGACGACTCCGACACCGAGACCTTCATCGCGCTCAAGGTGATCATCGACAACTGGCGCTGGGCCGGGGTGCCGTTCTTCCTGCGCACCGGGAAGAAGCTGGCCGAGGGTGCGCGGATCATCTCGATCGCGTTCAAGGAGCCCCCGCTGACGATGTTCCCGGCCGGGTCGAACGCCGGTACGCAGGGGCCGGACCACCTCACCTTCGACCTGGCCGACCAGTCGAAGATGTCGCTGTCGTTCTACGGCAAGCGGCCGGGGCCGGGGATGAAGCTGGAGAAGCTCTCCATGCAGTTCGCCACCTCCGAGACCTCCTCCTCGACCGGGGTGCTGGAGGCCTACGAGCGGCTCATCCACGATGCGATGCGCGGTGACCACACGCTGTTCACCACCGCCGAGGGCATCGAGACGCTGTGGGAGGTCTCCCAGCCGCTGCTCGACAACCCGCCGCCGGTGCGGCTCTACGCGCCCGGTTCGTGGGGTCCGAACGCGATCCACCAGCTGATCGCCCCGCACGCCTGGCGGCTGCCGTTCGAGCGGTCGTGGCGGGAGACGAACACGACGACCAACCGCCGCTGACGGCGTGCGGCGAACGTGTCACCGTGACACTTTCGCCGCGTCGGCGCGACCGTCGCTCAGCTCGCCGGAGCCCCCGCGGACAGCTCGGCGAGGATCTCGGTGGTGGCACGCGCCATGGCCTTGACGTCGTACGGCGGCAGCGCCACCCCGTTGAGCGACTGGATGAGGCTGCCGTTCTGCAGGAACGCGGAGACGACATAGCCGCTCTTCTTGCGCTGCACGACCAGCTTGGCCGCGTCCGCGCCGGGCACCGTCGGCTCGGTCACCGTGCCGGCCGGCTTGTCGCTGAGGGTCTTCCAGGCGGCGTCGAGGCCGCCGTCGAAGAACAGGTACGACATGTCGAACGTCGGTCCGCCCTTCTTCACCGGCAGCAGCGCGCACCGCGGTGTCGTGGCGGTGCCCCTGCTGATCGTCACCTTCGCACCGAGAGCCGCGGAGATCTTCGCGGCCGAGAGGCTGTCACACGGGTTGAAGGTGGCAGCGGGGGTCGCCGACGCGCTCGGCGAGGCGGCTCCCGACGAGGCGCCGCTCGCCGCAGCGGTGGCGGCATCGGAGGACGAGCTGCCGCCAGCGCCGCCGCCGCATCCGGCCAGCAGCACGACCGTCGGCACCACCATCGGCACCACGGCCAGAGCCAGGCGCCTCACGAGACCCCCACCGGCTGGGTCCGGGGGGCCGGCGCGGGGGAGCCGGGCAGGCGCATGGTGAGACGCGCGCCGCCGTAGGGCGAGCGGCTGGCCGAGACGGTGCCCGCGTGCCGCTCGACCACCTGCCGCACGATCGAGAGGCCGAGGCCGGAGCCCGGCATCGAGCGCGACTCGGTCGCCCGGTAGAAGCGGTCGAACACGTGCGGGAGGTCGTCGTCGGGGATGCCGGGACCCTCGTCGTCGACCGTCAGCACGCCGCCGTGCAGGGTGACGTGCACGGTGCCGGACTCCGGGGACCACTTGGCGGCGTTGTCGAGCAGGTTGGTGATCGCCCGCTCCAGGCCGGGGGCCTCGCCGACGACCCACCACGGATCGGCGTCGACCTGCCAGGTCAGCGACGGCGCGCGGCGGCGTACGCGGGTGACGGCGTGATCGAGGATCTCGGGCAGTTCGACCGGCTCGACGACGGGCGGCAGCGGCTCGTCGCGGGCCAGCTCGACGAGATCGCCGATGAGCGTGGTGAGCTCCTCCATCTGGGCCCGTACGT from Nocardioides sp. BP30 encodes:
- a CDS encoding HelD family protein, which gives rise to MSEDLVQHEIGREQEFVDRVYVQLEESARAAQELAREGQARGRLGHEGGLVERDAMVFQAARRIAQLDAAHEGLVFGRLDMDPEFDHEPRYIGRIGLRDENRDSLLIDWRAPAAAVFYQATAAEPQRVVRRRVLRNEGRTVVGVEDELLDDSIDTELPIVGEGALMAQLSRARDRTMHSIVATIQAEQDKAIRAPAKGVVSISGGPGVGKTVVALHRAAYLLYTDRRRYETGGVLVVGPSGVFMNYIARVLPSLGETAVALRSLGEVVDGVRATRHDEPAVAEIKGSARMAEVLRRTARQQVPGSPGEFRIFYRDDVLALDRGRLGQLRRQLMGGGRRNQQIRRVPQALLDVLWRQVRGERGRERGKEAFEDELLDNATFLDFVHAWWPPLEARTVLGWLRDPEMLARVSDQILSSDEQALLIKSWASAAPTATGADDLAIDDIPLLDELRYAIGDVPETAADERDEELGINVQELMTAADREFASGPGWRAPTYRIDDDPYAHVLVDEAQDLTPMQWRMVGRRGRTASWTIVGDPAQSSWPIPAEAAAARAAALEGKPVHEFHLSTNYRNSAEIYQYAAAYAARVGLDADLPTAVRSTGESPVELVGVPDLEAAVRAEVVRLAGAVSGTVGIVVPVARRGEVNGWLASWPEVADQAPGAVAAARNADSVPSGEDRIVVLTGLDTKGLEFDAIVVVRPQEIEDESPTGRATLYVVLTRATQLLTTIA
- a CDS encoding anthranilate synthase family protein; the protein is MTTHTDARTAIEAITGHEAWAIIRRSTRAGDRDTVGIIGGRRWEADSILDVPLETGTPGEGHVADRLVAVPFRQVAERGFEAHDDGTPLVVVDIAEEHEFSVAEVVAAIDEQDVTFTDRGGFETSDEEYEKIVRGIIEDEIGQGEGANLVIGRHYRADVADWDTAKALAVFRRLLERERGAYWTYVFFTGDRYLIGASPERHVSVRGGDVRMNPISGTFRLPAGSSGDGAAELKPQLLEFLRDEKEIYELFMVVDEELKMMCDICTEGGQVLGPFLKPMSRLIHTEYLLAGRSTRDPREILRDTMYAATVTGSPVENACRLIKAYEPEGRGYYGAALAILGRDEAGEPVVDSPIVIRTADVSLDGRLKVSAGATLVRDSDPAYEVAETHAKAGGILGAFGLVAPAPASTVNVAELVVDEDVLIELNARNRRLSSFWLADQRGSAPDPRLRGRHAVILDGEDDFVNMLRHILGVLGMTSSVVRHEAYRPGVFDGADLVIVGPGPGDPRDDADPKMAQLRAAVDELLASQRPFLAVCLGHQALCHQLGFGLSYKDIVFQGTQSPISLSGHTERVGFYNTFVGRVGAAELPAGISVDADPESGDIHALRGPHYRGIQFHAESILTERGYDILHDLVSGLLLD
- a CDS encoding anthranilate synthase component II, which translates into the protein MVVIDHHDSYTWNLAHLVAAVTGALPDVVAHDAVVPADLDGFSHVVLSPGPGHPDEYDWSVLDLGLPVLGVCLGMQGLVTHLGGTVERARPAHGEVARIGHDGRGVFSGLPQGLRAVRYHSLVAGEVTGSLEVSARAEDGTVMGVRHRRLPLEGVQFHPESILSEYGEAIVATFLTGVR
- a CDS encoding anthranilate synthase component I family protein; this translates as MSAVDRWVEVAGRRFEADLSLTYSAATAEVRLHRTADAGGGVVTEVVGDDVWVVLRGLLDQGLTAAGYLGYACRRDLPARPSTGVPDAVLVLCERSAVLTPRGQNRTLSGKASPPSLRFGPPGVTAADRAPAPYRAAFAEVQQALHAGDTYETNLTYRITGTTSRTPEQIRAALEPTPYAGMLVHDLPDVDAASAWLISASPECYARIADGVVETRPIKGTTARGATASEDAANAERLRTDRRFRAENLMITDLLRNDLAQVCVPGTVEVPELMAVESYASVHQLVTTVRGRLRTGLDALDAVHALFPAGSMTGAPKLRTMELIDRLEDTPRGAYAGAFGWLTRDAADLGVVIRSLSSPDGRTWTLGTGGGVTVHSDVEEEYAETGWKAARLLNALGL
- a CDS encoding VOC family protein; the encoded protein is MGIHLRNVVLDTTDVPRLAEFYRELLGWSYPDGFDVGQDDYLDWRSIVGPEGQRLSFQLAGSVTPTTWPDPTVPQQLHLDFLVDSPAELESQHQRALTLGAQVRLDRSDDQEEPLRVYADPSGHTFCLFTWLDQDR
- the zwf gene encoding glucose-6-phosphate dehydrogenase, with the protein product MEQPHVIVLFGATGDLAKRKLLPGLLRLFEAGLLRDAMIVGTSLEEIDTEQWAKLARQACEEFGKGEVTDERWAPFEKMLAYVPTGEGAHALAAQVREAERQLQPLGRTIGRLHYLSVPPKAALDVIRQLEEAGLVERARIIMEKPFGTDLASAKVLNAKIHEVFAEEQIFRIDHFLGKEAAQNILAFRFANGLFEPIWNRNFIDHVQIDVPETLGLEGRTAFYEGTGAYRDMVVTHLMQILAFMAMEPPTSLAPGPISDEKNKVFRSIRPLDPKNVVRGQYTGYRGKNEVADDSDTETFIALKVIIDNWRWAGVPFFLRTGKKLAEGARIISIAFKEPPLTMFPAGSNAGTQGPDHLTFDLADQSKMSLSFYGKRPGPGMKLEKLSMQFATSETSSSTGVLEAYERLIHDAMRGDHTLFTTAEGIETLWEVSQPLLDNPPPVRLYAPGSWGPNAIHQLIAPHAWRLPFERSWRETNTTTNRR
- a CDS encoding DUF3558 family protein, encoding MRRLALAVVPMVVPTVVLLAGCGGGAGGSSSSDAATAAASGASSGAASPSASATPAATFNPCDSLSAAKISAALGAKVTISRGTATTPRCALLPVKKGGPTFDMSYLFFDGGLDAAWKTLSDKPAGTVTEPTVPGADAAKLVVQRKKSGYVVSAFLQNGSLIQSLNGVALPPYDVKAMARATTEILAELSAGAPAS